Proteins encoded in a region of the Desulfurococcaceae archaeon genome:
- a CDS encoding ZPR1 zinc finger domain-containing protein, protein MCCGEVPEKLAEYTSKCPLCGYELRVLDYKYSIAYYGDVIISTAECPSCGFKHRDVLVLGKSNPRKIVYRVEEPGDENALLVKSSTCKIEIPELGLTVEPGISSQGYITTIEGLILDFIYALNYLCEQEDAPRDKCSELSSLLGKAKNAEVKYTVIVYDSLGVCDIIGKKEPAYEELNV, encoded by the coding sequence ATGTGCTGTGGAGAGGTGCCTGAAAAACTAGCAGAGTACACATCGAAATGCCCTCTTTGCGGTTACGAATTACGTGTTCTGGACTACAAGTACAGTATTGCATACTACGGCGATGTAATCATATCTACCGCGGAATGCCCTTCTTGCGGGTTCAAGCATAGGGATGTCCTGGTCCTAGGTAAGAGCAATCCGAGGAAGATAGTATACAGGGTCGAGGAACCAGGAGATGAAAACGCCCTACTAGTAAAAAGCTCTACCTGTAAAATTGAAATTCCAGAGCTAGGTCTCACCGTAGAACCGGGCATAAGCTCTCAAGGTTACATTACGACCATAGAGGGCCTTATACTAGACTTCATCTATGCATTAAACTACCTCTGCGAACAAGAAGACGCGCCAAGGGACAAGTGTAGTGAACTATCATCTCTATTGGGGAAGGCTAAAAATGCCGAGGTGAAATACACGGTTATTGTTTACGATAGTCTCGGGGTCTGCGACATTATCGGCAAGAAAGAGCCAGCTTACGAAGAGCTAAATGTTTAA
- a CDS encoding radical SAM protein produces MSKLRVLRDFDPWRSPLCTCPLKYSLHPYTGCSHLCLYCYASSYIGVKESYPKNRFLENLARDLTRIRQGTLVELSTSSDPYPPIEEKLGLTRRTLELLSRRGVKILITTKSDLVTRDVDLLLKASSAVMITITTLDEKIAKAIEPGAPSPQKRLNALRELRKQGIPVGVRLDPIIPFVNDDYYAIEELVGRVVEAGAMHIVTSTYKARWSTLKRIAEGIPEVARKVYRLYGELGSLVHGYLYLPRSTRRLLLQLVIEPAKKYNLTYATCREGLGSGFFNAPTCDGSHLIDLSRQGAM; encoded by the coding sequence TTGTCGAAGCTCAGAGTCTTACGGGACTTCGACCCCTGGAGATCACCTCTCTGCACGTGTCCCCTAAAGTACAGTTTACACCCCTATACTGGGTGTAGTCACCTATGTTTGTACTGCTATGCATCATCGTACATTGGTGTCAAGGAGAGCTACCCTAAGAATCGGTTCTTAGAAAACTTAGCAAGAGACCTAACGAGGATTAGACAAGGTACCCTCGTAGAGTTAAGTACTAGTAGTGATCCTTACCCCCCTATCGAGGAGAAGCTTGGTTTAACGCGTAGAACCTTGGAGCTCCTTTCAAGGCGAGGTGTAAAGATACTCATCACGACAAAATCAGACCTCGTCACCAGGGACGTAGACCTGCTGTTGAAAGCCTCCTCGGCTGTCATGATCACCATTACAACGCTCGACGAGAAGATAGCTAAGGCCATAGAGCCTGGTGCCCCCTCACCTCAAAAGAGGCTTAACGCTCTCCGTGAGCTGAGAAAACAGGGTATCCCGGTGGGCGTGAGGTTAGACCCGATAATACCATTTGTTAACGACGACTACTACGCGATCGAGGAGTTAGTAGGTAGGGTTGTAGAGGCGGGTGCAATGCACATTGTTACCTCGACTTACAAGGCGAGGTGGAGTACCCTGAAGAGAATTGCCGAAGGAATTCCCGAGGTAGCACGGAAGGTTTACAGGCTGTATGGCGAACTGGGCAGCCTAGTACACGGTTACTTGTATTTGCCTCGAAGCACTAGGAGGCTTCTTCTACAACTGGTTATTGAGCCCGCAAAGAAGTATAATCTTACCTATGCGACGTGTAGAGAAGGGCTTGGTTCCGGCTTCTTCAACGCTCCTACCTGTGATGGTTCCCATTTAATTGACCTCAGCCGTCAGGGTGCGATGTGA
- the hxlB gene encoding 6-phospho-3-hexuloisomerase → MVSGLTRDAMVEILDYVYKAAELISDTEKNNMLETLLTALKEKRRVFVVGAGRSGLVARAFAMRLMHLGFYVYVMGETIMPPLDPGDVLIAVSGSGRTKTVVAVAEAAKAVGARIIALTSYPDSPLARLADIIVRIPGRTKLALEEDYLIRQVRGIHEPLAPLGTLFEVTTMVFLDGVVVELMYKLGITEEEMKERHANIE, encoded by the coding sequence TTGGTTTCGGGTTTAACGAGAGATGCTATGGTAGAGATCTTAGATTACGTGTATAAGGCGGCGGAGCTGATTAGCGATACTGAAAAAAACAACATGTTAGAAACGCTCCTAACAGCCCTTAAGGAAAAAAGGCGCGTTTTTGTCGTAGGAGCAGGTAGAAGCGGGTTAGTGGCGAGAGCATTCGCAATGCGGTTAATGCACCTGGGTTTCTACGTGTATGTGATGGGAGAAACCATAATGCCCCCCCTGGATCCCGGAGACGTGCTAATAGCTGTTTCAGGCTCGGGCAGAACCAAGACAGTGGTCGCAGTAGCAGAGGCGGCGAAAGCCGTCGGCGCGAGGATAATCGCGCTCACGAGCTACCCTGACAGCCCATTAGCAAGGCTGGCTGATATCATCGTGAGAATACCTGGAAGAACGAAGCTAGCTCTAGAGGAAGACTACTTAATTAGGCAGGTTAGAGGCATCCATGAGCCTCTCGCGCCGTTAGGAACTCTTTTCGAAGTAACTACAATGGTATTCTTAGACGGTGTAGTAGTCGAATTAATGTACAAGCTGGGAATTACGGAAGAGGAGATGAAAGAACGTCACGCAAACATAGAGTAA
- a CDS encoding aminopeptidase, translating to MTDYRLKNLARLVVEYCVDLREDEEVSIEGTVESIPFIREIVRQAVQRGAYPLIRIVDESVIEVLYKYAKQNVLTHVSSIEREIATKVNASISIYAPTHTKPLSGVDPEKLKIRSAATRELAEIFLKRSAKGELKWVVVAYPTRALAQEAGMGIEDFEDFVYKATYSDVEDPVSTWKGIGERQQRIASALSKVRELRLEGPGMGLYMRVDGRKWINDDGKVNMPGGEVFTAPLEESVEGFIEFDFPAIWRGVEVEGIKLTFKRGEVVEIKASRNEEFLRKMLEVDEGARRVGEFAFGLNYNITRITKNTLFDEKIGGTIHVALGSAYPETGGKNVSAIHWDMIKSMKGCRVYADGDLVYENGRFVKEVF from the coding sequence TTGACCGATTATAGGCTTAAAAATCTAGCAAGGCTGGTCGTTGAATACTGCGTTGATCTAAGAGAAGACGAGGAGGTAAGTATTGAGGGCACTGTGGAATCCATACCTTTCATAAGGGAAATCGTAAGGCAGGCTGTACAGCGCGGAGCTTACCCCCTTATAAGGATAGTTGACGAATCCGTTATAGAGGTCCTCTACAAGTACGCAAAACAGAACGTATTAACGCACGTTAGCAGTATTGAGAGGGAAATAGCCACGAAGGTGAACGCTTCTATAAGTATATACGCGCCAACCCATACTAAACCCCTCTCAGGGGTAGACCCCGAAAAGTTGAAGATCAGGAGTGCAGCTACGAGGGAGCTAGCAGAGATCTTCCTCAAGAGGAGTGCCAAGGGTGAGCTAAAGTGGGTAGTAGTCGCCTACCCTACAAGGGCTCTTGCACAAGAGGCGGGTATGGGCATTGAAGACTTCGAGGACTTCGTATATAAGGCAACATATAGTGACGTTGAAGACCCCGTTTCCACCTGGAAAGGGATTGGAGAGAGGCAGCAAAGAATAGCAAGCGCGCTCTCTAAGGTAAGGGAGCTAAGGCTCGAGGGCCCCGGCATGGGCCTTTACATGAGGGTCGACGGGAGAAAATGGATTAACGATGACGGGAAGGTCAACATGCCCGGAGGAGAGGTTTTCACTGCGCCGTTGGAAGAAAGCGTTGAAGGCTTCATAGAATTCGATTTTCCTGCTATATGGAGAGGCGTGGAGGTAGAGGGTATTAAGCTTACGTTTAAGAGGGGGGAAGTCGTCGAGATCAAGGCTTCTAGGAATGAAGAGTTCCTCAGAAAAATGCTGGAAGTTGATGAAGGGGCTAGAAGGGTTGGTGAATTCGCGTTCGGGCTTAACTACAACATAACGCGAATCACAAAAAACACCCTGTTCGACGAGAAAATAGGTGGTACAATACACGTTGCACTAGGCTCCGCCTACCCCGAAACAGGCGGTAAGAACGTTTCAGCGATACACTGGGACATGATCAAGAGTATGAAGGGTTGTAGGGTTTACGCTGATGGAGACCTGGTATACGAGAATGGAAGGTTCGTAAAAGAAGTTTTTTAG
- a CDS encoding triphosphoribosyl-dephospho-CoA synthase — MRSKQCAIKQLAEPLALALALEASGYPKPGNVHRTSDRKGLRYEAFLATSILAVKYFERGVKRGRRGFGKTVLGDLVHGLVREVTEKLNSTNTCLGSSLLLSLMSVSLGALSLHVIGTIRELGGVSKKIVESTTVWDTIYYYKAVRTASPSYLKPDDHTGIYVNVWDPAYRQRLLEKGHRLVDVLKYSSKLDIVAREALNGFEQGLLAEEFMRERLNAHRDFNRAVVETYLYLLSRNRDTVVYLKNGISTAEEVSEKALRVLNDVIARKSGWRSPVKEFDYELVSRGINPGAVADLTATAIALHLLRNTLENGILLDLSY; from the coding sequence ATGCGCTCGAAGCAATGCGCTATTAAGCAGCTCGCGGAGCCCCTGGCGCTTGCGCTAGCATTAGAGGCGTCAGGCTATCCCAAGCCCGGAAACGTTCATAGAACTTCCGATAGGAAGGGTCTAAGGTATGAGGCGTTTCTAGCAACGAGTATTCTCGCCGTAAAGTACTTCGAACGGGGGGTTAAGCGGGGTCGCCGAGGATTCGGGAAAACCGTTCTTGGGGATCTCGTGCACGGGCTCGTCAGGGAGGTTACCGAGAAATTGAACTCGACGAACACTTGCCTAGGGTCTTCGCTACTGCTTTCACTAATGAGCGTTTCCCTCGGAGCGCTCTCACTGCATGTTATAGGAACAATTAGAGAGCTCGGAGGCGTCTCCAAGAAGATCGTGGAGTCCACCACGGTGTGGGACACCATATACTACTACAAGGCCGTTAGAACTGCTTCTCCAAGCTACCTAAAGCCAGACGACCATACTGGGATCTACGTGAACGTCTGGGACCCGGCGTACAGGCAACGCTTGCTAGAAAAGGGCCATAGACTGGTAGACGTTTTAAAGTATAGTTCAAAACTCGACATAGTGGCCCGCGAGGCCTTAAACGGCTTTGAACAAGGGCTCCTCGCAGAGGAGTTCATGCGGGAGAGGCTTAATGCGCACAGGGACTTTAACAGAGCGGTGGTAGAAACATACCTCTACCTCCTCTCGAGAAACCGCGACACGGTCGTCTACTTGAAAAACGGTATTAGCACGGCAGAAGAGGTTTCGGAGAAGGCCCTAAGAGTACTAAATGACGTGATTGCCCGAAAGAGTGGTTGGAGAAGCCCCGTAAAGGAGTTTGATTATGAACTGGTGAGTAGAGGCATCAACCCGGGCGCCGTGGCGGACTTGACTGCCACAGCTATAGCGTTGCATTTACTCCGAAACACGCTCGAAAACGGCATACTCCTAGACCTATCCTATTAG
- a CDS encoding ABC transporter ATP-binding protein, with protein sequence MEWEDVSSLVGMLKGLKMEVVKLVDVWKVYKVGNIEFFALRGVNLEVLRGEMVSIMGPSGSGKTTLLNMIGMLDKPTRGKVYIDGVDTSSMPEHKVADFRNRKIGFVFQQFNLINRLTVYENIELPLIPRGIPPASRREMVVKALQMVGGDSSWLNKRPSQLSGGQQQRVAIARAIVGSPDIILADEPTGNLDRASAKVIVDTFLKLNKESLTVIVVTHDPEIANCTEKIYVLRDGTIAGVKNPIKPECILNRV encoded by the coding sequence ATGGAATGGGAGGATGTTTCATCCCTAGTAGGGATGCTTAAGGGGTTGAAAATGGAGGTGGTTAAGCTAGTAGACGTGTGGAAGGTGTACAAAGTGGGCAACATAGAATTCTTTGCTCTTCGCGGAGTGAACCTAGAAGTACTCAGAGGCGAGATGGTATCGATCATGGGTCCCAGTGGTTCGGGCAAGACAACATTGTTAAACATGATTGGCATGCTCGATAAGCCGACCAGGGGCAAGGTTTACATTGATGGTGTAGACACCTCAAGCATGCCCGAGCACAAGGTCGCGGACTTCCGTAACAGGAAAATCGGATTCGTATTTCAGCAGTTCAACTTAATAAATAGGTTAACGGTGTATGAGAACATCGAGCTTCCTTTGATACCACGTGGTATACCACCAGCCTCTAGGCGGGAAATGGTCGTTAAAGCACTACAGATGGTTGGCGGTGATTCCTCCTGGCTTAACAAAAGGCCAAGCCAGCTAAGTGGCGGCCAGCAACAAAGAGTTGCCATTGCCAGGGCGATCGTAGGTAGCCCGGACATTATACTAGCAGACGAGCCCACGGGAAACCTGGACAGGGCCTCCGCGAAGGTGATAGTAGATACGTTCTTAAAGCTCAACAAGGAGAGCCTTACAGTGATCGTGGTGACCCACGACCCCGAAATAGCGAATTGTACGGAGAAGATCTACGTGTTGCGGGATGGTACAATAGCTGGCGTTAAAAACCCCATAAAGCCTGAGTGCATATTGAATAGGGTTTGA
- a CDS encoding ABC transporter permease codes for MRLSDILKLSIKTLTERKLRAALTIIGVAIGPMALLMIGSIVTGYGDYIVSSITGLGQNLVVVTPRTGYRLTRDDVDYISKIPGVVDVTPFYTTQGELLVRGERKTIYIYGVNPEFVLKAISSLSIREGRAPSSAELSHALVGYSVAYDDNDEKRYDLGDVLSMTVYKVGERGRVEVRRLNVVVTGVLDRFGGAVFLNPDTGAFIPIETVEKALGVKEWSGILVLAASPELVDAVVNGIKSTYGNNVDVISFIAIAKTVSNVVATVDFVVFAATTSSFAVAVAGVAASMITSVMERTREIGVMKAIGFRDKQVLVLILAEGVLISIIGYVMGSILGILGARLLAGSGSLRIGELWEIRAEPRFTADLVARSAIMTTVVGILGALFPAYRAMRIPPAVALKYE; via the coding sequence ATGAGGTTAAGTGATATTTTGAAACTAAGCATAAAGACCCTTACCGAGAGAAAACTGCGCGCGGCATTAACGATAATAGGCGTAGCGATAGGCCCCATGGCCCTGCTGATGATCGGCAGCATTGTCACGGGGTACGGGGATTACATAGTATCGTCCATAACTGGTCTCGGACAGAACCTGGTAGTAGTAACTCCTAGAACAGGGTATAGACTGACCCGGGACGACGTGGATTATATTTCAAAAATACCCGGTGTAGTGGACGTGACGCCATTCTACACAACTCAGGGGGAATTACTTGTGCGCGGCGAACGCAAGACCATATACATCTACGGCGTAAACCCGGAATTCGTGCTTAAGGCGATATCGAGTCTTAGTATCCGCGAAGGGCGTGCCCCTTCATCCGCAGAGCTGAGCCACGCACTTGTCGGGTACAGTGTAGCGTATGACGATAACGACGAGAAGCGGTACGATCTGGGTGATGTGCTGTCAATGACCGTTTATAAAGTAGGTGAAAGAGGCAGGGTGGAGGTGAGGCGTTTAAATGTGGTGGTAACGGGCGTGCTAGATAGGTTTGGTGGAGCAGTATTTCTTAACCCAGATACCGGTGCGTTTATCCCCATAGAGACGGTGGAAAAAGCGCTCGGCGTGAAGGAGTGGAGTGGTATACTAGTCTTAGCCGCTTCACCGGAACTCGTCGACGCTGTCGTGAACGGGATCAAGAGCACTTATGGAAACAACGTCGACGTAATATCGTTCATTGCAATAGCCAAGACGGTTTCAAACGTTGTAGCGACAGTGGATTTCGTTGTTTTCGCGGCTACGACATCATCATTTGCCGTGGCGGTAGCCGGCGTGGCGGCCTCCATGATCACGAGCGTGATGGAGAGGACCAGGGAAATAGGTGTCATGAAGGCCATTGGGTTCCGAGACAAGCAGGTACTTGTACTAATACTAGCAGAAGGCGTCTTAATAAGCATTATAGGTTACGTAATGGGCTCCATTCTGGGAATACTTGGGGCCAGGCTACTAGCAGGCTCTGGTAGTCTTAGGATAGGCGAACTGTGGGAGATTAGGGCTGAGCCCAGATTCACGGCAGACCTAGTAGCTAGAAGCGCCATAATGACAACGGTCGTAGGCATTCTAGGTGCTCTATTCCCAGCATATAGAGCGATGAGAATCCCGCCAGCCGTGGCGTTAAAGTACGAGTAG
- a CDS encoding DUF2299 family protein, translating into MSLRDLITKWLIEEAFAISKLDAPPEARVAWSIGVSTPGAPGVRFSVLSPADRQDRVILAMGIAISPEHRSELERSKPTERVRAMHSILSKALAVCIDCKIAVQPSIVDPQSITINVEVFEEEIVKYGKPYFMRLLTRFLNTYLAIVSGFNEWFPVIQPSTRGKESTSFM; encoded by the coding sequence GTGTCTCTGAGAGACTTAATTACCAAGTGGCTCATCGAGGAAGCCTTCGCGATCTCGAAGCTAGACGCCCCTCCCGAAGCTAGGGTCGCGTGGAGTATTGGTGTATCCACACCGGGAGCTCCCGGCGTACGGTTTAGTGTGCTATCTCCCGCTGATAGGCAGGATAGGGTGATCTTGGCGATGGGCATCGCTATATCTCCAGAGCACAGGAGTGAACTGGAGAGATCTAAACCCACCGAGAGAGTTAGGGCGATGCACTCCATACTGTCCAAGGCGTTAGCCGTGTGCATAGACTGTAAAATAGCTGTTCAACCGAGCATTGTTGATCCCCAGTCCATAACGATAAACGTGGAGGTATTCGAAGAGGAGATAGTGAAGTACGGCAAACCCTATTTCATGAGGTTACTGACGAGGTTCCTCAACACGTACCTCGCGATAGTTTCGGGGTTTAACGAGTGGTTTCCAGTAATACAACCCAGTACCAGGGGAAAGGAAAGCACATCCTTTATGTAG
- a CDS encoding 2-oxoacid:acceptor oxidoreductase family protein, whose protein sequence is MKQEILVVGRGGQGVLLLGRILGLAATKYAGLYAVVTESYSAETRGGESRSDIIIASSIDEIEYNKVLNPNIAVFMFPFYVERYKATMIKPHTLIIVDEDFVNPDFFKGYRVASAKFSGIAEKVTGTRRVANMVILGKLLREIGVIGIEHVKAAISELVSPRWLDANFKALEAGYNMA, encoded by the coding sequence GTGAAGCAAGAAATACTAGTTGTAGGTAGGGGTGGGCAGGGAGTACTTTTACTCGGAAGAATACTAGGTCTAGCCGCGACCAAGTATGCCGGCCTCTACGCCGTTGTAACGGAAAGCTACTCTGCCGAAACACGGGGTGGCGAAAGCAGGTCAGACATAATCATAGCGTCATCCATTGATGAGATAGAGTACAATAAAGTACTAAACCCCAACATAGCGGTCTTCATGTTCCCATTCTACGTAGAGAGGTACAAAGCAACGATGATCAAGCCGCACACTCTAATCATAGTTGACGAGGACTTCGTTAACCCGGACTTTTTTAAAGGCTATAGGGTTGCTTCTGCGAAGTTCAGCGGCATAGCAGAAAAAGTTACGGGAACGCGGCGCGTAGCGAACATGGTTATCCTGGGCAAACTTCTGAGAGAGATCGGTGTAATAGGTATCGAACACGTGAAAGCAGCTATATCGGAACTGGTATCACCGCGATGGCTTGATGCAAACTTTAAAGCCCTCGAAGCAGGGTACAACATGGCCTAG